The following nucleotide sequence is from Microbacterium imperiale.
CCTCGAGGTCGTGGATGATGACCGGCAGCGACGTCGAGACGACGGTCGAGGCCAGCATCGACACGAACATGCCGAGGAGCAGACCCGAGAGGGCTTCGAGCACGCCGCGACGCGACATGCTCTTCCCCTCGTGGTGGGTGGATGCGGGAGCGGACATGGGTCCTCCTGGAGATCGGACGGACGCGGCGGCGCTGGCGCGGGATCGTCGTGGGACGGATTCTTCGATAGCCGGTGACGGCGTAACTGGTTGATCAAAGTCAACCGTTGAGATTGGTCAACTATATGGTCAATCGTTGAGGTGCGTCAACTATTCCCGACAGTGCCCGTGGACCGTCAGGATGGAGACATGTTCAGCGTGGAGTTGCTTCCGAGCGACGACGTCGACGCCGCCGTGCGCGACGATTGGCAGCGACTCATCGATGCCGGCCTGCCGAGCGCCGGCCGGCATCCGTCCGAGACGAATCGCCCGCACGTGACCGTGGCAGTGCGCGATGACCTGCCCGATGGCGCCGTCAGCCGCCTCGCCGTGCTGGGCGAGCGCCTGCCGCCGGTGTGCCGACTCGGGGGAGCAGTGGTGTTCCCGGCGCGCGACCGGTTCGTGCTGGCTCGCCCGATCGTGATGACGGCCGCCCTGATGCGCTTCCACGCGGACGTGGTCGGCCTCATCGGGGCACCGCCCGAGGACTACGCGGTCACGGCGCAGGACCGCTGGACGCCACACGTCACGCTCGCGCGGCGGATGACGTCGGAGCAGGTCGGCCAGGCGCTGGCGGTCGTCGGTGCGGCATCCCTCGACGGTCGGTTCTCGGGCCTGCGACTCTGGGATGCCGAGCAGAAGCTCGTCACCGTGCTGCGCTGACCGTGCCGTCCGGGCGCACGATCGGGGTGGTCAGTCCGCGAGGGCGAGCGCGCGGAACGGCTCGCGCGGCGCTGCAGCCGGGACGCGCGGCGCTTCGGCGGCCCGGCGCTGCATCGTGCGCCGGTACAGCTCGTCGATCAGCTCGGTGGCGAGGTTCACCAGCAGGCGGATCTCGCGCTCGTCGCGATCGACCCAGGCGCAGCGGGGCTCGTCGTCGATCGGGACGAACCCGTCGTGCTGCTCCCACACCACGAGCGTCCGCTCGGCGCCGAGGACGTGCTGCTGCCACCAGACCTGACGCAGGTAGGTGCGGGGGATCGAGCGCCAGCTCTTGTTCGTGGTCTTGATCTCGGCCAGGACGACGCGGCCGTCGGCATCGAGGCCGACGCCGTCGGGCGTGGCGAGGTGCCGCTTCTCGACGACGGCGTGGAAGAGCGCCGACGAGGGTTGGATGCCGTGCGTCGCGGCGACCCACGCGGCGATCTCGGGCTCGCGGCGCCGGCCGTGGTCGGTGTAGGCGTTGCCCGAGAAGCCCGAGCCCATGAGCTTCGCGTCGGCGGCGCGGGCGATCGCCTTCGGGCTCGTCAGGGCCGCGACGTCCGTCGCTGTGATGCCGCGCGAGCGCGCCCGGATCCACGCGACGCGGTCGCGGGAGTCCGCGACGATGCGAGCAGCGAGTTCGGGATTCACGTCCTCGACCCTAACCCGGGTCGAAGTCACATTCGGCGGAACGCGCCGCGGATGCGTGTCCACAGCGGGTCCGCCTCCGCGGCAGCGTTCACCAATCGCATGACACCGCCCATGAGGCAGACCGCGACAGCCGCGAGGAGGACTCCTGCGACGAGGGATCCGGGAACGAGGTTCGGCGAGCCGGCAGGCGTGGGATACGCGACGACGGACAGGGCGAGAATCGCGGCGAGTCCGGTGAGGGCCGATGCGGCGATGCGGGCGAGGACCGGCGGCTCGAGGTTCACTGTGCGGGCCGTCACCCACCCGCCGGCCGTAGGTCGCGCCGATCCGTTACGGAAGCGCTCTCGAGTCCACCAGCCCAGGGCGCGCAGCAGGCGCCGTCCCGAGACGTGCAGCGCGACGAGGACCCCGAGACCCGAGAGGCCGACCGGAACACCGATCGCCGCGAGGATGACGTCGGACGGCATCAGCCGGGCGCCGCTGGCGGGGATCATGACGGTAGCGAGCACCCCGAACAGCGCGAGGGCGAGTCCGAGGAGTCCCACGAGCAGCCGGGACCAACGCCGGTAGTCGTCACCCAGGACGCGGACGGGGTTCACCTCCAGCGACGACTCCGGCCGGTCCGACGGAACGCGCAGCACGGACGCCGAGCTCGACTGGACGAAACCAAAGGTCATGCCGTCGATTCTGAGGGCAGCTCGTCGATCGGCCGAACGGGTTTCCTCCCGTCGGGCAGGATGCGCGTGGTCGTGAGCGCGAACGCCGTGTGCAGGGCCAGGGCGGATTTGTCGGGTGCTCAGGGGTGGGGTATGGTGAGGGGTAAGCCAAAGACCGCTGGTCATCGGTGTGCGCGTGAGCGCACTCGTGATCGAAGCTCTGCACTGCAGGGGCCCGCGCAGGTGACACTGAACTTCTCCTTCGGGAACCGAGCTCCGTGCCTCTGCGCCGGAGCTTTTGTCATGTCTGAGCTGGTCGAGGCCGGCGCTCCGCCACCGCGGCGCGTCAGGCACACATCAAGGAGTGACCATGGTGCAGAAGGACGCATCGGTCGCCGAGCTCACGAAGTCATTCGAGGACTCGACTGCCGTTCTGCTGACCGAGTACCGCGGTCTGACGGTCGCCCAGCTCAAGCAGCTGCGCAACGACATCCGTCAGGACGCGAACTACGCCGTGGTGAAGAACACGCTGACCAAGATCGCCGCGAACAACGCGGGGATCACGTCGCTCGACGAGGACCTCAAGGGCCCCTCGGCTGTGGCGTTCGTGCACGGCGACTTCGTCGCCACCGCCAAGGCTCTGCGTGACTTCGCCAAGGCCAACCCGCTCCTCGTCATCAAGGGCGGCATCTTCGAGGGCAACGCCCTCACCGCCGACGAGGTCAACAAGTACGCCTCGCTCGAGAGCCGCGAGGTTCTGCTGGCCAAGGCCGCGGGCATGATGAAGGCGACGATGGGCAAGGCTGCCGCCACCATCGACGCGCTTCGCGAAAAGCTGGAGACCGCCGACGCCGCGTGAGCGACAGGCGAGCTCTTACACCAACCCCATCTATCTAGGAGATACATCATGGCGAAGCTTTCCACCGAGGAGCTGCTCGAGCAGTTCGCCGGCCTGACCCTCGTCGAGCTCAGCGACTTCGTGAAGGCGTTCGAGGAGAAGTTCGACGTCACCGCTGCTGCCCCCGTCGCCGTTGCCGGCGCCGCTGGTGGCGCTGGTGCCGCTGAGGCCGAGGAGGAGAAGGACTCGTTCGACGTCATCCTCGAGGCTGCCGGCGACAAGAAGATCCAGGTCATCAAGACGGTCCGCGAGCTCACCTCGCTGGGCCTCGGCGAGGCCAAGGCTGTCGTCGACGGCGCTCCCAAGGCCGTCCTCGAGGGCGCGAACAAGGAGACCGCCGAGAAGGCGAAGGCCGCTCTCGAAGAGGCCGGCGCGACGGTCACCCTCAAGTAATTCCCCGCTCTCACTCGAGAGCAGCACGATGGCCCCGGATGCTGCATCCGGGGCCATCGTCGTATGCGCGAGGCGTCAGTCCCGACGCGACAGCGAAGAGTCGCGGACCGCGACCGAGCTGTGCCCTGTCACGTTCGCCGTCGTCCCGCGCACGACCATCCGCGGTTTGACGCGCAGGGTGACCGTCTCGGCCTCAGGGTCGTCGATGTGGCGGAGCAGCAGCTCGACGGCAGCCCGACCCTGCTCGTGCGGAACCTGCCGCAGCGTCGTGAGCGCGAACATCTCGGCGTTGACGTGGTCGTCGATGCCCACGACGCTGAGCGACGAGGGAACGAGGATGCCGAGGCGCCGAGCCGCGATTATCGCCCCGATCGCGACTTCGTCGCACGCGGCCACGATGCCGGTCGGGCGAGCGGACGGGTCGCTGAGCAGGTCGACGGCCGCAGCGTATCCCGCGGGCATCGACAGCTCCGCAGGTGCCCGCGAGATCTCGGCGGCCAGGCCCGCTCGCCGCATCTCGGACTCGTAGCCCGCGTATCGCTCCGACTCCACGTGCGGCCATCGCGTTTCGTCCGTGCCGCCGAGGAAGGCGATGCGACGATGGCCGAGCTCGACGAGGTGCGCCGTGGCGAGGGCGGTCGCATGCGCGTCGTCGAGGGTGACGACGCTCGTGGCACCCTCGGCGCCGATCACGCTGACGACGGGCTTGCCGAGGGCGAGCAGCGCGTCGAGCTCGCTCGCGGCGGGTTCGAGTCCGACGGCGATGACGCCGTCGAAGCGCCGGCGGGCCAGGTAGTCCTCGAAGACGCGGCGGCGAGTGGCCGTGCCCGGGCGCGCGTCGTACAGTGTCAGGTCGAGGCCGTGCTCGAGCAGCGCGGCCTGGATGCCCTCGAGCACCTCGCCGAAGAACCACCGGCTGACGTGCGGCATGACGACGCCGATGGTCTGCGTCCGCCCCGTGGCCAGGCTCATCGCCGACGAGTGCGCGACGTACGACAGCTCGCGCGCGGCGGCCGCCACCCGCTCGCGGGTCTCGTCGGAGACGTAACCGCGACCGGTCAGGGCACGACTCGCCGTCGCCTTCGACACCCCGGCTCGGGTGGCGACGTCGGCGATGGTGCTCATGGGACCTCCTCGTCCTTCGGGGAAGACCTGCCGGGTTCTCCATCGGAAGCGTAGCGTTTTCACGGCGATCGAGGAACCGGTTCCACGTCGATTCCGTGTGAGCGCTCCCACGGAATCCGAGGGCACGGCGTCGATGGTTGTCATTCCGTGATAATCAGGCGGTTGTGCCCGCCTGTTGTGGCCAGTAGGTTGTCCTGGAATCGGTTCCCCAATGGATGCGGACAAGGCTCCTCTGGGTGGACGATGATCCCGATAGAGGAGAAGTACATGGCATTGTCACAGCGATACCGCGTTCTCGCCCCCGTCGCTCTGATGGGCGCGGCAGCACTGGTGCTGGCCGGATGCGCCGAAGGCGGCGCGGAAGGCGACGGCGGCGGCGACGCGAAGACGACCGTTCGCATCTCGGGCGGCATCACCGGCGGTGAGGCCGACGCGCTGAACGAGTCGTTCGCTCAGTTCACCGAGGACACCGGCATCAAGGTGGAGTACACCGGCGACAAGGCGTTCGAGGGCAACATCGTCACCAAGGTGACCGGTGGCGACGCCCCCGACATCGCCATCGTCCCGCAGCCCGGTCTGCTCAAGACGCTCGTCGAGACCGGCAAGGTGCTGCCTGCACCCGAGGCCGTCGAGACCGCCGTCGACGAGAACTGGTCCGCCGACTGGAAGCAGTACGGCACGTTCGACGACACCTTCTACGCGGCCCCGATGCTCGCGAACCTGAAGGGCTACGTCTGGTACTCCCCGAAGCAGTTCGCGGAGTGGGGTGTCGAGGTCCCGAAGACGTGGGACGAGATGATCGCCCTCACCGACAAGATCGTCGAGACCACCGGCGGCCCCGCATGGTGCGCCGGCTTCGCATCCGACGCCGCGTCGGGCTGGCCGGGCACCGACTGGGTCGAGGACCTCGTCCTGCGCCAGTCCGGCCCCGAGGTCTACGACCAGTGGGTCGCGGGCGAAGTGAAGTTCACCGACCCCGAGATCAAGGAGGCGTTCGACGCCGTCGGCTCGATCCTGCTGAACCCGGAGTACGTCAACGCCGGCTACGGCGACGTCAAGAGCATCAACTCGACGGCGTTCGGCGACGTGGCTGCGGCCGTGGCGAGCGGCGACTGCGCCCTGACCCACCAGGCATCCTTCCTCTCGGCGAACTTCCTCGACGTGCAGACAGCCGAGGGTGAGACCCCCGAGGTCGCTCCCGACGGCGACGTCTACGCGTTCCTGACCCCCGGCTACACCGAGGGCGAGCTCCAGGTCGAGGGCGGCGGCGAGTTCGTCGCGGCATTCTCGGACGACGAGTCGACGCAGCAGGTGCTCGAGTTCATGGCCTCGCCCGAGTTCGCCGACGCTCGCGTCGAGCTGGGCGGCGTCATCTCGGCGAACAAGAACGCCGACCCCTCCCTCGCTTCGAGCGAGTTCCTCCAAGAGGCGATGACGACGCTGCAGGACGAGACCACGGTCTTCCGCTTCGACGCGTCCGACCTGATGCCCTCCACGGTGGGCTCGGGCTCGTTCTGGAAGGGCATGGTCGACTGGATCGACGGCAAGGACACCGAGACGGTCCTGTCCGACATCCAGGCCGGTTACGAGAACTGATCGTCGCCTGACGATCGGTTGAGCCGAGCGGGGCCGGGCTGCACAAGCCCGGCCCCGCTCCTCCCGTCCGTACTGCTCGGGTACGCCGCTGTACTCAGAAGGGGATCCACATGTCGCAGACGACCGTCGACAGGCCCGTCGACACCGAAACTCCCACCACCGTCCATGCCGCCGACCCGAAAGGCCGATCGATCACCCGGATCGTCGTCGCCGCCGGGTTCGCCCTGATCGTCGCCGTCCTGCTGCTGCTGATCTTCACCGGATCCAGCGAGGAGTCGTCGCGCATCACGATCGGGTTCTCGCTCAACAGCTTCTTCCTGTGGCTGGGCGCGATGAACCCGCTCGTCCAGATCCCGGTGATCCTCGCCGTGTTCGGCCTCGTCGTCGGCATCATCCTCGTGCTGATCGAGTACGCACCGCGACCGGGCCGGGGGTACTTCATCATGCGGCTGGTCGCATGCCTCGTGATCCCGGTGCTCGCGTTCCTGCTGCTCCGCCCGTACGCCAACGCGGTCCTCTACGTCGTGGCGATCGCGCTGCTCGTGGGCGCGCTGCTCTTCTTCGCCGACTTCCGGTCGCGTCAGGGCGCGGGCTACCTGTTCCAGCTGATCCTGTTCATGGCGCCCGCCAGCATCATGCTCGCGCTCGGGCTGATCTACCCGGCGATCGCCACGATCTTCAAGTCGTTCTACGACAAGACGGGCGACGAGTTCGTCGGGTTGGAGAACTACTTCTGGGTCTTCACCAACCCGACCGGCACCGCCTCGGTGGTCAACACGATCCTGTGGGCACTGCTGGCTCCGACCATCTCGGTCGCGATCGGACTGGCGTACGCGGTGTTCATCGACCGCGCCCGCGGCGAGAAGGTTCTGAAGGTCCTCGTCTTCATGCCGGTCGCGATCTCGTTCGTCGGCGCCGGCATCATCTGGAAGTTCATGTACGACGCCCGCCAGGGCGAGCAGGTCGGTCTGCTCAACGCGATCGTCACGGCGTTCGGCGGCGACCCGGTGCAGTGGCTCGCCATCAAGCCCGTCGTCAACACCCTCATGCTCCTGGTGGTCTTCATCTGGACGCAGACGGGCTTCGCCATGGTGATCCTCTCGGCGGCGATCAAGGCCGTTCCGACCGAGCAGCTCGAGGCGGCTCAGCTCGACGGGACGAACGCCTGGCAGCGCTTCCGCAACGTCACCGTTCCCGGCATCCGCTCGTCGCTGATCGTCGTGCTGACGACCATCACGATCGCTTCGCTGAAGGTGTACGACATCGTCGCCGTCATGACCGGCGGACGCGATGACACGACCGTCCTCGGCTTCGAGATGGTCAACCAGCAGCAGCGGTTTCAGAGCTACGGACACTCGTCCGCCCTCGCCGTCGTGCTGTTCCTGTTCGTCCTGCCGCTGATCATCTACAACGCCCGATCGATGGCCAAGCAGAGGGAGATCCGCTGATGACCGTTGCAGCCCCGGCCGCGCCCGTCGACACCCGCACCAAGCGCCAGGTGGCGCGCGACACCCGCCGCAACGAGGCGATCGCCCACAAGAAGCTGACGTCGAAGGGCGCGACCATCGCGGCCGTCATCATCGCCGTCTTCTGGACGATCCCCACGTTCGGTCTGTTCGTGACGTCGTTCCGCCCCGGCGCCGACACGCAGTCCACGGGATGGTGGACCGTCT
It contains:
- a CDS encoding 2'-5' RNA ligase family protein: MFSVELLPSDDVDAAVRDDWQRLIDAGLPSAGRHPSETNRPHVTVAVRDDLPDGAVSRLAVLGERLPPVCRLGGAVVFPARDRFVLARPIVMTAALMRFHADVVGLIGAPPEDYAVTAQDRWTPHVTLARRMTSEQVGQALAVVGAASLDGRFSGLRLWDAEQKLVTVLR
- a CDS encoding YqaJ viral recombinase family protein translates to MNPELAARIVADSRDRVAWIRARSRGITATDVAALTSPKAIARAADAKLMGSGFSGNAYTDHGRRREPEIAAWVAATHGIQPSSALFHAVVEKRHLATPDGVGLDADGRVVLAEIKTTNKSWRSIPRTYLRQVWWQQHVLGAERTLVVWEQHDGFVPIDDEPRCAWVDRDEREIRLLVNLATELIDELYRRTMQRRAAEAPRVPAAAPREPFRALALAD
- the rplJ gene encoding 50S ribosomal protein L10, whose protein sequence is MVQKDASVAELTKSFEDSTAVLLTEYRGLTVAQLKQLRNDIRQDANYAVVKNTLTKIAANNAGITSLDEDLKGPSAVAFVHGDFVATAKALRDFAKANPLLVIKGGIFEGNALTADEVNKYASLESREVLLAKAAGMMKATMGKAAATIDALREKLETADAA
- the rplL gene encoding 50S ribosomal protein L7/L12 — translated: MAKLSTEELLEQFAGLTLVELSDFVKAFEEKFDVTAAAPVAVAGAAGGAGAAEAEEEKDSFDVILEAAGDKKIQVIKTVRELTSLGLGEAKAVVDGAPKAVLEGANKETAEKAKAALEEAGATVTLK
- a CDS encoding LacI family DNA-binding transcriptional regulator, with the protein product MSTIADVATRAGVSKATASRALTGRGYVSDETRERVAAAARELSYVAHSSAMSLATGRTQTIGVVMPHVSRWFFGEVLEGIQAALLEHGLDLTLYDARPGTATRRRVFEDYLARRRFDGVIAVGLEPAASELDALLALGKPVVSVIGAEGATSVVTLDDAHATALATAHLVELGHRRIAFLGGTDETRWPHVESERYAGYESEMRRAGLAAEISRAPAELSMPAGYAAAVDLLSDPSARPTGIVAACDEVAIGAIIAARRLGILVPSSLSVVGIDDHVNAEMFALTTLRQVPHEQGRAAVELLLRHIDDPEAETVTLRVKPRMVVRGTTANVTGHSSVAVRDSSLSRRD
- a CDS encoding ABC transporter substrate-binding protein, with protein sequence MALSQRYRVLAPVALMGAAALVLAGCAEGGAEGDGGGDAKTTVRISGGITGGEADALNESFAQFTEDTGIKVEYTGDKAFEGNIVTKVTGGDAPDIAIVPQPGLLKTLVETGKVLPAPEAVETAVDENWSADWKQYGTFDDTFYAAPMLANLKGYVWYSPKQFAEWGVEVPKTWDEMIALTDKIVETTGGPAWCAGFASDAASGWPGTDWVEDLVLRQSGPEVYDQWVAGEVKFTDPEIKEAFDAVGSILLNPEYVNAGYGDVKSINSTAFGDVAAAVASGDCALTHQASFLSANFLDVQTAEGETPEVAPDGDVYAFLTPGYTEGELQVEGGGEFVAAFSDDESTQQVLEFMASPEFADARVELGGVISANKNADPSLASSEFLQEAMTTLQDETTVFRFDASDLMPSTVGSGSFWKGMVDWIDGKDTETVLSDIQAGYEN
- a CDS encoding carbohydrate ABC transporter permease, yielding MSQTTVDRPVDTETPTTVHAADPKGRSITRIVVAAGFALIVAVLLLLIFTGSSEESSRITIGFSLNSFFLWLGAMNPLVQIPVILAVFGLVVGIILVLIEYAPRPGRGYFIMRLVACLVIPVLAFLLLRPYANAVLYVVAIALLVGALLFFADFRSRQGAGYLFQLILFMAPASIMLALGLIYPAIATIFKSFYDKTGDEFVGLENYFWVFTNPTGTASVVNTILWALLAPTISVAIGLAYAVFIDRARGEKVLKVLVFMPVAISFVGAGIIWKFMYDARQGEQVGLLNAIVTAFGGDPVQWLAIKPVVNTLMLLVVFIWTQTGFAMVILSAAIKAVPTEQLEAAQLDGTNAWQRFRNVTVPGIRSSLIVVLTTITIASLKVYDIVAVMTGGRDDTTVLGFEMVNQQQRFQSYGHSSALAVVLFLFVLPLIIYNARSMAKQREIR